One genomic window of Kosmotoga olearia TBF 19.5.1 includes the following:
- the speE gene encoding polyamine aminopropyltransferase produces the protein MDHLMYMEYYTGRNAGIFMKIKKMLHSYQSPYQRIDIFEHPDFGKVFALDGITMMTEVDEFMYHEMLVHVPLFVHPEPRRVLIIGGGDGGSLREALKHPSIEEAILCEIDPYVIEAAKKYLPTAVEMDNPKAKIVNENGAEFIKKYKDYFDAIIVDSTDPTAGEGGHLFTKEFYKNCFEALKEDGVFSAETEDPFYDKGWVAIAYNRISSAFPISKLYTGFMTTYPSGLWTYVFASKKYHPIDDFDPSRVQNFDHQLKYYNEDIHKACFVLPNFIKELINE, from the coding sequence ATGGATCATCTTATGTACATGGAATATTATACTGGTAGAAACGCAGGCATTTTTATGAAGATAAAAAAGATGTTACACTCTTACCAAAGTCCTTATCAAAGGATAGATATATTCGAACATCCCGACTTTGGAAAGGTATTTGCTCTTGACGGTATAACGATGATGACGGAAGTGGATGAATTCATGTACCACGAAATGCTGGTTCATGTTCCGTTGTTCGTACACCCTGAACCCAGGAGAGTCCTCATAATAGGTGGAGGGGATGGAGGAAGTCTGCGTGAGGCTTTGAAGCATCCATCTATTGAAGAGGCAATACTTTGTGAAATCGATCCTTATGTTATAGAAGCTGCAAAGAAATACTTGCCAACGGCTGTAGAAATGGACAACCCAAAAGCCAAAATCGTAAACGAAAATGGTGCTGAATTCATCAAGAAGTACAAGGATTATTTTGATGCCATAATCGTTGATTCCACCGATCCGACGGCTGGGGAGGGTGGCCATCTTTTCACAAAAGAATTCTACAAAAATTGTTTTGAAGCGTTAAAGGAAGACGGTGTTTTCTCTGCCGAAACGGAAGATCCTTTCTACGATAAAGGATGGGTGGCCATAGCGTACAACAGAATTTCATCTGCTTTCCCGATTTCTAAATTATATACAGGCTTTATGACAACCTATCCATCAGGACTGTGGACATATGTTTTCGCTTCCAAAAAGTACCACCCAATTGACGACTTTGATCCGTCGAGAGTGCAGAATTTTGATCATCAATTAAAATATTACAACGAAGACATTCACAAGGCTTGCTTTGTCTTGCCGAATTTTATAAAAGAGTTGATTAACGAATAA
- the lepA gene encoding translation elongation factor 4 produces MYNKELIRNISIIAHIDHGKTTLVDRILEITSAIEQRKMHEQYLDTMDIERERGITIKATPVKVMYTADDGKTYEINIIDTPGHVDFSYEVSRSLAACEGAILLVDASQGVEAQTFANTYLALENDLEIIPVINKIDLPNANIQETISELEDLIGFTEEDCIKASGKTGEGVKEILKAIVDKIPAPSGDSGAPLKALIFDAEYDKYRGVIVHARIFEGTVRPGDKIMMFSSGETFEVTEVGIFTPELIPADSLSAGEVGYIIAGIKEVSSARIGDTITSADNPISEPLPGFREVKPMVYAGMFPGLPEYYGELRKALEKLKLNDPALVFEPENSPALGFGFRVGFLGLLHMDVVRERLEREFEIAVILTAPNVVYRVKMKNGEIVEITNPAKFPNDGEFEEVEEPYVELSIITPSEYMGNIIGFVTSEKRGEFKEVENAGKNRVVLKFIAPLSEIMFDFFDKLKAISRGFASMDYEIIGYRPSDLVKVTILVNKEVVDALSFIVHKDKEYAVAKKVVEKLKDLIPQHQFQIPIQAKSRGRIIARTDIKALRKDVLAKCYGGDITRKMKLLEKQREGKKRLREIGRVTIPQTAFLALLKIGEEDK; encoded by the coding sequence ATGTACAATAAGGAATTGATACGGAATATATCGATAATTGCGCACATTGACCACGGGAAAACCACTCTTGTTGACAGGATACTCGAAATCACCAGTGCCATTGAACAGAGAAAGATGCATGAACAGTATCTTGATACTATGGATATTGAAAGGGAAAGAGGAATTACGATAAAAGCCACACCGGTAAAAGTAATGTACACCGCTGATGATGGAAAAACATATGAGATAAATATAATCGATACTCCCGGCCATGTGGACTTCTCTTACGAAGTCTCACGAAGTCTTGCTGCCTGCGAGGGTGCAATATTGCTCGTCGATGCGAGTCAGGGAGTTGAAGCGCAAACTTTCGCAAATACTTACCTTGCATTAGAAAACGACCTGGAAATCATTCCTGTCATAAATAAAATCGATCTTCCAAATGCCAATATTCAGGAAACCATAAGCGAACTGGAAGATCTCATTGGTTTTACGGAGGAAGATTGTATAAAGGCGAGCGGGAAAACAGGCGAAGGTGTTAAGGAGATTCTTAAAGCCATTGTTGATAAAATTCCGGCACCTTCTGGAGATTCTGGTGCTCCCCTGAAAGCTCTCATATTTGATGCCGAGTACGATAAATACAGAGGGGTTATAGTTCATGCAAGGATTTTCGAGGGCACGGTGCGCCCCGGAGATAAGATAATGATGTTCAGCAGCGGTGAAACCTTTGAAGTCACCGAGGTTGGAATATTTACTCCCGAACTTATACCGGCCGATTCTTTAAGTGCAGGAGAGGTTGGTTACATAATTGCGGGGATAAAAGAGGTTTCCAGCGCACGAATAGGTGACACGATAACATCGGCAGATAATCCTATCTCTGAACCTCTTCCGGGATTTAGAGAAGTCAAGCCAATGGTATATGCTGGAATGTTCCCGGGTCTCCCTGAATACTACGGAGAACTGCGGAAGGCTCTTGAGAAATTAAAGTTAAACGACCCCGCTCTGGTTTTTGAACCGGAGAATTCACCAGCTCTTGGATTCGGTTTCCGGGTTGGCTTTCTGGGGTTGCTTCATATGGATGTTGTTAGAGAAAGGCTTGAAAGGGAATTTGAAATAGCTGTGATTTTAACCGCTCCAAATGTTGTATATAGAGTGAAGATGAAAAACGGTGAAATCGTGGAAATCACCAATCCCGCAAAATTCCCAAACGATGGTGAATTTGAAGAGGTCGAGGAACCTTACGTCGAGCTTTCCATAATCACACCTTCTGAATATATGGGTAACATAATTGGATTCGTTACTTCAGAGAAGCGCGGTGAATTTAAGGAAGTCGAAAATGCCGGTAAGAACAGAGTAGTGCTGAAATTCATCGCACCACTGTCAGAGATAATGTTTGATTTCTTCGATAAACTAAAGGCTATTTCTAGAGGATTCGCTTCTATGGATTACGAGATCATCGGATATAGACCCTCCGATCTTGTAAAGGTAACGATCCTTGTTAATAAAGAAGTGGTTGATGCCTTATCATTCATCGTTCATAAGGACAAGGAATATGCCGTGGCAAAGAAAGTAGTTGAAAAGCTCAAGGATCTGATTCCTCAACATCAGTTTCAGATTCCCATACAGGCTAAGTCCCGCGGAAGGATAATCGCCAGGACCGATATAAAAGCTCTCAGAAAGGATGTTTTGGCTAAGTGTTACGGTGGAGACATAACGAGAAAAATGAAACTCCTTGAGAAGCAAAGAGAAGGAAAGAAAAGATTAAGGGAAATTGGAAGGGTTACAATACCGCAGACGGCATTCCTTGCTTTGTTAAAGATAGGGGAAGAAGATAAGTGA
- a CDS encoding deoxyribonuclease IV, with amino-acid sequence MIIGAHMSTSRGFDKVPQASLNIGGNTFQIFPHSPSMWRAKLPDDTTARNFKYRLAESGIKPEDTLVHSGYLINLASPKPEVWEKSVELLDLEIKIVEVLGLKYLNFHPGSHLGTGLDEGISRIAKGIDVVLSRNEDSKVILLLENVAPKGGNIGSTFNELRRIIETCSYPERVMITYDTCHGFDAGYDIRSKAAVEKLLEEIDSEVGLNRFVMIHLNDSKYPLGAAKDRHERIGEGYIGNEGFYHFLSNPEILKRPLILETPGKDPEHAEDIKRVKEILGENGDSDD; translated from the coding sequence ATGATAATCGGTGCTCACATGTCAACATCCAGGGGGTTCGACAAAGTACCTCAAGCCAGTTTGAACATCGGCGGAAATACGTTTCAAATATTTCCCCACAGCCCATCAATGTGGCGAGCAAAACTTCCTGATGATACTACAGCGAGAAATTTTAAATACAGGCTGGCGGAATCGGGTATAAAACCTGAAGATACGTTGGTTCACTCTGGATATTTAATAAACCTGGCCTCACCAAAACCCGAAGTCTGGGAAAAATCAGTGGAACTGCTTGATTTAGAAATAAAAATCGTCGAAGTCCTTGGATTAAAATATCTGAATTTTCATCCCGGAAGCCATCTTGGAACGGGTTTGGACGAAGGTATATCCAGAATCGCTAAAGGCATTGATGTGGTACTCTCACGCAATGAAGATAGCAAAGTTATCCTTCTCTTAGAAAACGTGGCACCAAAAGGCGGAAACATCGGCAGCACTTTCAATGAACTGCGCAGGATCATTGAGACATGTTCCTATCCCGAAAGGGTAATGATAACCTACGATACCTGCCACGGCTTCGATGCTGGATATGATATCCGAAGCAAAGCTGCCGTTGAAAAGCTTCTTGAAGAAATAGATTCCGAGGTCGGCCTTAATAGATTTGTTATGATCCACCTCAACGATTCTAAATATCCTCTTGGCGCGGCAAAAGATCGACATGAACGCATCGGGGAAGGTTACATCGGTAATGAAGGTTTTTACCATTTCCTTTCAAACCCGGAGATACTAAAACGACCTTTAATACTGGAAACCCCGGGAAAAGATCCAGAACATGCTGAAGACATAAAACGAGTAAAAGAGATCCTTGGAGAGAACGGTGATAGCGATGACTAA
- a CDS encoding CTP synthase encodes MTKKYIVVTGGVLSGIGKGILSASLARVLKEGGVDVNVLKIDPYLNVDAGTMNPNQHGEVFVTEDGYEADLDLGHYERFLGVNMQRINNVTAGQIYKSVVDKERAGKYLGATVQMVPHVTAEIKERIDRISGDLVLIEIGGTVGDIEGEIFLEAVREMSLEKGPENFLFIHVTYVPFLKASNEFKTKPTQQSVQLLRKIGIHPDMIAVRSEIPLGNDELNKIALFGGVPKQMVFNLPDASNVYEIPHVLYSMGIQKLIAQKLGIELKDVFHWDYPRAFKPYRIALVGKYLGTDDAYKSITESLLLCGVSKPETVDSQILEEMSEDEIAVTLSSYDGVIIPGGFGKRGIEGKIKAIKYARLNNVPILGICLGMQLMVIEFARNVAGLEGANSREFDPETPYPVIDLMEDQKRVLQMGGTMRLGAQKTPLFKGSKLREIYGKDLVMERHRHRYEVNYEEFKNLFTFPEDKEAFKNTRLIISSKLDFVEAIELPNHVFFVGIQYHPEFKSRVGDPHPLFKAYVEAVEAKGGHTT; translated from the coding sequence ATGACTAAAAAGTATATTGTTGTGACCGGTGGTGTGTTGAGTGGTATCGGGAAAGGAATTCTTTCAGCGTCACTTGCCAGGGTTTTGAAGGAAGGCGGCGTTGACGTAAATGTTTTGAAGATTGATCCATACCTGAATGTTGACGCCGGTACGATGAATCCAAATCAACACGGAGAGGTTTTTGTAACGGAAGATGGATACGAAGCTGATCTCGATCTCGGACATTATGAAAGATTCCTCGGTGTCAATATGCAAAGAATTAACAATGTAACGGCTGGTCAGATATACAAAAGTGTTGTTGATAAGGAACGCGCCGGAAAATACCTCGGTGCTACCGTCCAAATGGTACCCCACGTTACAGCCGAGATTAAAGAGAGGATAGACAGAATCTCCGGTGATCTCGTGTTGATTGAAATAGGCGGAACCGTCGGGGACATCGAGGGCGAAATATTCCTGGAAGCTGTCAGAGAGATGAGCCTTGAAAAAGGACCTGAGAATTTTCTCTTTATTCATGTCACTTATGTACCCTTCTTGAAAGCGTCCAACGAATTCAAAACCAAACCCACACAACAGTCGGTACAGCTTTTGAGAAAGATAGGTATCCATCCGGACATGATCGCTGTTAGATCAGAAATCCCCCTGGGAAACGACGAGTTGAATAAGATCGCCCTTTTTGGAGGAGTTCCGAAGCAAATGGTCTTTAACCTTCCAGACGCCTCGAACGTTTACGAAATCCCCCACGTACTGTATTCAATGGGAATTCAGAAACTGATAGCACAAAAATTGGGAATAGAACTAAAGGATGTTTTCCACTGGGATTATCCGCGGGCTTTCAAACCATATCGCATAGCTCTTGTCGGTAAATACCTTGGCACTGATGACGCCTACAAGAGCATAACGGAAAGTCTATTACTTTGTGGCGTCAGCAAACCGGAGACTGTTGATTCCCAAATACTTGAAGAAATGAGTGAAGATGAAATCGCTGTAACTCTCTCTTCATACGATGGAGTAATCATCCCCGGCGGTTTCGGGAAACGTGGTATTGAAGGTAAGATAAAAGCGATAAAGTACGCAAGGCTCAACAATGTCCCGATCCTCGGGATTTGTCTGGGGATGCAATTGATGGTCATCGAATTCGCAAGGAATGTAGCGGGTCTGGAAGGTGCGAATTCCAGAGAATTCGATCCAGAAACCCCATATCCCGTAATAGATTTGATGGAAGACCAGAAGAGGGTGCTCCAAATGGGAGGCACTATGAGATTGGGCGCTCAAAAAACGCCTTTGTTTAAAGGTTCAAAGCTAAGAGAGATCTACGGAAAAGACCTCGTTATGGAACGTCACAGACACAGATACGAGGTCAATTATGAAGAGTTCAAAAATCTCTTTACCTTTCCAGAAGATAAAGAAGCATTTAAAAATACCAGGCTTATTATCTCTTCAAAATTAGATTTTGTAGAGGCAATAGAACTACCAAATCACGTTTTCTTTGTTGGGATACAGTATCATCCTGAATTCAAATCAAGAGTGGGAGATCCCCACCCTCTCTTTAAAGCTTATGTTGAAGCGGTTGAAGCAAAAGGAGGGCATACAACTTGA
- the folP gene encoding dihydropteroate synthase, whose translation MKKLLARGRYLDLSETVVMGIINVTPDSFYTGSRYQGIEDAVKKAVEMYEEGAKILDIGGESSRPGADPVEPQEEIRRVVPVIKELRKLIPDCFISIDTYHPETAKAALDSGADIVNDITGLRNEKMMRLVYENNAGVILMHMKGTPKTMQNEPYYEDVVSEVKELLKANAEKAVEMGIPSESIVIDPGIGFGKRFEDNLEILRKLDIFKKLGYSVLIGHSRKSFIGYILDLPPEERLEGTLAVSAYCYLKNVEIIRVHDVREHIRLFKVLSALKN comes from the coding sequence TTGAAAAAGCTCCTGGCAAGAGGTCGTTATCTCGACCTTTCAGAAACAGTTGTAATGGGAATAATAAATGTTACCCCGGACTCGTTCTACACCGGAAGCCGCTATCAGGGCATAGAAGACGCTGTTAAAAAAGCCGTTGAAATGTATGAAGAAGGAGCAAAAATACTGGATATCGGGGGCGAGTCGTCAAGACCTGGAGCAGATCCGGTAGAACCACAGGAAGAGATAAGACGTGTTGTTCCCGTAATCAAAGAGCTAAGAAAATTAATACCTGATTGTTTCATCTCGATAGATACTTACCATCCAGAGACCGCAAAAGCCGCACTGGATAGCGGTGCAGATATAGTGAACGATATTACGGGTTTACGAAACGAGAAAATGATGAGATTGGTATATGAAAACAATGCTGGCGTGATTTTAATGCACATGAAGGGAACGCCAAAAACAATGCAGAATGAACCATATTACGAAGATGTTGTAAGCGAGGTTAAAGAATTACTCAAAGCCAATGCGGAAAAAGCCGTTGAAATGGGTATTCCTTCAGAAAGCATAGTGATTGATCCGGGTATTGGTTTCGGAAAAAGATTCGAAGATAACCTGGAAATTTTAAGAAAACTTGACATTTTTAAGAAACTCGGGTATTCTGTACTGATAGGGCACTCAAGGAAAAGTTTTATAGGGTACATCCTCGACCTTCCGCCAGAGGAAAGGCTTGAAGGCACATTGGCTGTTTCGGCATACTGTTATTTGAAAAACGTTGAGATTATCAGGGTCCACGATGTGAGAGAGCATATCAGGCTGTTCAAGGTTTTAAGTGCGTTAAAAAACTAG
- a CDS encoding carbohydrate ABC transporter permease, giving the protein MAYSKYSKKYWRETLHAYLFLLPSLVILSIFVFWPIGFSLVLSFFKWDYTTTEKYFIGFDNYKELFRLSYPIDMNIFYAALNTAIYLITALILVRFCYFIAGLLSKYSKPAKIYSVYYGVTISLGAIYYILRNIVANLSMLHIWLGLTFFVIALISIKKIKKSDAHIQLMDSRPWTKIILVVAAYLFFSMIVVPKSYDLVEYFKLAKESSDFLKAIYNTVYYVILAVPTQIALALIIALLLNRNIKLRSLFRTAYFIPFVTSVVAVSLVWQWMFNDQFGLINYALSWFNIDKIAWLKEEKWTIPTIAIVSVWQRVGYTAVIFLAGLQNIDRSYYEAAEVDGANSLQKFKYITWPLLSPTTFFILIITMIGAFKVFAQIFILYQGLPGPVNKSGLTLVYYVFEKFYNEQRMGVASAAAYVLFIIILILTMVQFKIGRSRVHYES; this is encoded by the coding sequence GTGGCTTATAGTAAGTATTCAAAGAAATACTGGCGAGAGACGCTCCACGCATACCTTTTTCTGCTACCATCGCTCGTAATCCTATCAATATTCGTCTTTTGGCCGATAGGGTTTTCTCTGGTTCTTAGCTTTTTTAAATGGGACTACACCACCACAGAGAAGTACTTCATAGGATTCGACAACTATAAAGAACTCTTCAGGCTTTCCTACCCGATAGACATGAACATCTTTTATGCTGCTTTAAACACTGCGATCTACCTAATCACAGCGTTGATCCTGGTAAGATTCTGCTATTTTATCGCTGGTTTGCTGAGCAAATATTCAAAGCCAGCTAAGATTTATTCAGTGTACTACGGTGTTACCATCTCTCTTGGGGCAATCTACTATATTCTACGCAATATCGTTGCTAATCTGTCAATGCTGCACATCTGGTTAGGACTGACCTTCTTTGTGATTGCACTGATTTCTATAAAGAAAATCAAGAAAAGCGATGCTCATATTCAGCTAATGGATTCACGACCTTGGACCAAGATCATCCTCGTCGTCGCTGCTTACCTTTTCTTTTCAATGATTGTTGTACCGAAGAGTTATGACCTTGTAGAGTATTTCAAATTGGCTAAAGAAAGTTCAGACTTTTTGAAAGCAATCTATAATACCGTTTATTACGTTATCCTTGCAGTTCCAACCCAGATAGCTCTGGCGCTCATAATAGCCCTTTTGTTGAACAGGAATATCAAACTCAGGTCTCTGTTCAGAACAGCCTATTTTATTCCATTCGTAACCTCTGTTGTTGCTGTTTCCCTTGTGTGGCAGTGGATGTTCAACGACCAGTTTGGTTTGATAAACTATGCACTTTCCTGGTTTAACATAGACAAAATAGCCTGGTTGAAAGAGGAAAAATGGACGATCCCGACCATTGCCATAGTTTCAGTATGGCAACGGGTGGGATACACAGCCGTTATATTCCTTGCAGGTCTTCAAAATATAGACAGATCATACTACGAAGCAGCAGAGGTTGATGGAGCTAACAGCTTACAAAAATTCAAGTACATTACCTGGCCGCTGTTATCACCAACAACCTTCTTCATACTAATCATCACGATGATCGGTGCATTCAAAGTGTTTGCCCAGATCTTCATTCTTTACCAGGGATTACCAGGCCCCGTCAATAAGAGCGGTTTGACTCTCGTTTATTACGTGTTCGAAAAATTCTACAATGAACAGCGTATGGGGGTCGCAAGCGCAGCTGCATATGTGTTGTTCATAATAATACTAATATTGACGATGGTACAGTTCAAAATCGGACGTTCTCGCGTCCACTACGAGAGTTGA
- a CDS encoding carbohydrate ABC transporter permease, with product MKYTTKTLIQTLVYLIIVAGALLMLIPFAWMLDTSFKASSEVSSWPPKWTTKNAKSEVEFQTKLKYKTTGAGIDLSSLSLSEFRNFAALLGSAAGKDTLVVMLDDDPILRGTVTLRLTDETGQAPAYAKNIDKATYAEVVSEFEEVKSNAPSAYEKELRNIFTDNPSDFIDDFLYVAEFSDEGFARRVMFVANLSASLEGAIGNLKRAVETPFKPFPMDNDTTKKLKEELTLKASELFEPFREEISKVATDLQSMKVGETRVITLEEVRSVITALDNLINEARNLKNLVVKELTPLIPATDMRLKLSLRQVSSLIDGGVIKKLENWKTLLAFYNKVKAFYVSQQVLRLSGSEIVGRIRTDQEVHAILMKEIDNWGAPDELKTYLKNNITEKNVRNSLQIMLSHVDFEYKELLSKYFDNPTQAFNGITEIINLSRAALVSLNDPHYQNAVESKIESGLNYDAFKNIAKEIGAKSGQSLVINASLASLDRYANKVDPATFGRLVSRRWKETRLIGEFSKTVSDTFSELEIVKKPDEVYKVYYRGRITSAGTKSFEIKFKDLYAVWFKDDNVQGKVKYTASEVFKNFWQNYVDAWNAAPFGRYYFNTVFVAVSTTFLEIIFAAMAAFAFAKLDFFGKNFLFTLFLATMMVPGEVLLVPNFITLTAFGWIDTYYALIVPWVVSVFAIFLLRQHFMTIPDELFDAAKIDGMSKWKFLWRIMVPLAKPAVITGALLKFVGSWNAFLWVLIVTKSPEYRTLPVGLQNFSSATGTEYNLLMSAATFSIVPVIILFLVTQKYFIAGIARSGLK from the coding sequence ATGAAGTATACTACAAAGACATTGATTCAGACTCTTGTTTATCTTATTATCGTTGCTGGTGCGCTTCTAATGCTGATACCCTTCGCCTGGATGCTTGATACCTCATTCAAAGCCTCCAGCGAAGTTTCCAGCTGGCCTCCAAAGTGGACGACAAAGAATGCAAAATCAGAGGTTGAATTTCAAACTAAATTGAAATACAAAACAACAGGTGCGGGAATAGACCTCTCATCGCTGAGTTTGAGTGAATTTCGCAATTTTGCAGCGTTGCTTGGCTCTGCAGCTGGTAAGGATACTCTTGTGGTGATGCTCGACGATGACCCAATACTCAGAGGTACAGTAACCCTCAGGTTAACAGATGAAACCGGGCAGGCTCCAGCGTATGCAAAGAATATAGACAAAGCCACATATGCTGAAGTCGTCAGTGAATTTGAAGAAGTTAAGTCCAACGCACCCTCTGCATATGAGAAAGAATTAAGAAACATATTCACCGATAACCCTTCAGATTTTATCGATGATTTCCTTTATGTCGCCGAATTTTCCGATGAAGGCTTCGCGAGACGTGTAATGTTCGTTGCCAACCTGAGCGCAAGTCTGGAAGGAGCTATAGGCAACCTGAAGCGTGCTGTCGAAACGCCCTTCAAACCGTTCCCGATGGACAACGATACCACAAAAAAGCTTAAAGAAGAACTGACATTAAAAGCTTCCGAGCTTTTTGAGCCTTTCCGTGAGGAGATTTCAAAGGTCGCTACTGATCTTCAATCCATGAAGGTCGGGGAAACCAGAGTCATTACCCTTGAGGAAGTCAGGAGCGTTATAACTGCACTCGATAATCTGATCAATGAGGCCAGAAACCTTAAAAACCTTGTTGTTAAGGAATTAACACCTTTAATTCCTGCAACCGATATGCGCTTAAAACTCTCTTTAAGACAGGTAAGCTCTCTCATAGATGGTGGTGTTATTAAAAAATTGGAAAACTGGAAAACCCTTCTGGCATTCTACAACAAGGTGAAAGCGTTCTACGTCAGTCAGCAGGTTTTGAGGCTTTCCGGCAGTGAAATCGTTGGTAGAATAAGGACTGACCAGGAAGTTCACGCGATTTTGATGAAGGAGATTGATAACTGGGGAGCCCCGGATGAACTGAAAACCTATTTGAAAAACAACATCACTGAAAAGAATGTGAGAAATTCACTACAGATAATGCTCAGTCACGTGGATTTCGAATATAAAGAGCTATTGTCAAAGTATTTCGATAATCCCACCCAGGCTTTTAACGGCATTACAGAGATAATAAACCTTTCAAGAGCTGCTCTTGTGTCTCTTAACGATCCGCATTATCAAAATGCAGTTGAAAGCAAAATTGAAAGTGGTCTGAATTATGATGCTTTCAAGAACATAGCAAAAGAAATAGGGGCTAAAAGCGGCCAATCTCTGGTTATAAACGCGTCTCTTGCTTCTCTTGACAGATACGCCAACAAGGTAGATCCCGCCACATTCGGTCGATTGGTCTCAAGAAGATGGAAGGAAACACGCTTGATAGGTGAATTTTCGAAAACCGTTTCTGATACGTTCAGTGAACTTGAAATAGTAAAGAAGCCGGATGAGGTTTACAAGGTCTATTACCGGGGAAGAATAACCAGTGCCGGTACTAAATCTTTCGAAATAAAGTTCAAAGACCTTTATGCCGTTTGGTTCAAAGACGACAACGTTCAAGGAAAGGTAAAGTACACTGCCAGTGAAGTGTTCAAGAATTTCTGGCAAAACTATGTGGATGCATGGAATGCCGCACCCTTTGGAAGGTACTATTTCAACACGGTCTTCGTAGCTGTCAGCACCACGTTCCTTGAAATAATATTTGCAGCAATGGCTGCCTTTGCCTTTGCGAAGCTTGACTTTTTCGGGAAAAACTTCCTCTTTACCCTTTTCCTCGCCACTATGATGGTGCCGGGAGAAGTCCTTCTGGTCCCGAATTTTATAACCCTTACGGCCTTCGGATGGATCGATACGTACTACGCCCTTATCGTGCCGTGGGTTGTAAGCGTTTTTGCTATATTTCTTTTAAGACAGCATTTTATGACGATCCCAGACGAGCTCTTTGATGCCGCAAAAATAGATGGAATGTCAAAGTGGAAGTTCCTCTGGCGGATAATGGTTCCGCTTGCAAAACCTGCTGTTATCACAGGTGCACTCCTGAAGTTCGTTGGAAGCTGGAACGCTTTCCTCTGGGTATTGATCGTTACCAAGAGCCCGGAATACAGAACACTGCCCGTTGGTTTGCAGAACTTCAGTAGCGCAACCGGTACAGAGTACAATCTCTTGATGTCAGCAGCTACCTTCTCCATTGTACCGGTAATAATTCTGTTCCTTGTAACCCAGAAATACTTCATCGCCGGTATCGCAAGGAGTGGTTTGAAATAA
- a CDS encoding class I SAM-dependent methyltransferase, whose amino-acid sequence MTFIVTTSHKPDAKIAARAKDLAAKLGVPYVSRRRLKDYLKLKPVDFYYVLDRNGQLSISYDNQRFFFHPSMAKLRLKNFRDGQRDHLIESLELKGNELILDTTFGLGSEAILMAHFLTQGKVIGLEASPHIYRVVKHGLEHYPFQYQWMYDAVSKIILINADLKKFIRKVADGVYDIVYCDPMFEVPQYSSSSLNPLRPFAVYNPINEEDVLEMLRIAKKRVVLKTRNTDSLFDSFKTIKFDRISGGKSSGVLYGVIEKK is encoded by the coding sequence ATGACTTTTATAGTTACAACCTCACATAAACCCGATGCAAAAATCGCTGCCAGGGCAAAAGACCTGGCAGCTAAGCTTGGGGTTCCTTACGTTTCGCGCCGAAGGTTAAAAGATTATCTAAAATTAAAACCTGTTGACTTTTATTATGTTCTGGATAGGAACGGTCAGCTATCTATAAGTTACGACAACCAGAGATTCTTTTTTCACCCATCTATGGCCAAGCTGAGACTTAAAAATTTTCGGGACGGTCAGCGAGATCACCTTATCGAAAGCCTTGAACTAAAAGGTAATGAATTGATACTGGACACAACCTTTGGACTCGGTAGCGAAGCAATATTGATGGCACATTTTCTGACACAGGGAAAGGTGATAGGGCTCGAGGCATCACCCCACATATACAGAGTGGTGAAGCATGGACTTGAACATTACCCGTTCCAGTATCAATGGATGTATGATGCAGTATCGAAAATTATTCTGATAAACGCGGATCTTAAAAAGTTCATACGGAAGGTTGCAGACGGTGTTTATGACATCGTTTATTGTGACCCGATGTTTGAGGTCCCCCAATACAGTTCGAGCTCTTTGAATCCGTTGAGACCTTTTGCTGTTTACAATCCCATTAACGAAGAAGATGTACTCGAGATGTTGAGAATAGCCAAGAAACGAGTTGTCTTGAAAACCCGCAATACCGATAGTCTCTTTGATTCATTCAAAACCATAAAGTTCGACAGAATATCGGGAGGTAAAAGCAGCGGCGTTTTGTATGGAGTGATAGAGAAGAAATGA